The Acidobacteriota bacterium genome includes a region encoding these proteins:
- a CDS encoding alpha/beta hydrolase: protein MTVWEVPEPLAVDEVRLDEETVTTVRRHGRPDSALRLVLSHGNGLAIDAYYPFWSLLADEFDLIVYDVRSHGWNAVGEQTNHNIPAMIHDHDVLAGAIAERYGDKPTVGVFHSLTTIVAILSFSDPYSALVLFDPPFCKPAASEAEFDDAADRATALTRRRAVRFQSEEEFSDLLRYSPVCARVLPGVRELVASSTLRRAEDGEGYELRCPREFEAQVSEYVRSFAPLLDLSLLSCPTKVIGADPTLPYAYLPSFDLAHIRNVDYDFIADSTHFLQLEKPEECVAMLRAFLGQTGLLGGSTQ, encoded by the coding sequence TTGACTGTCTGGGAAGTACCCGAGCCCCTTGCCGTGGACGAGGTGCGGCTCGACGAGGAGACGGTCACGACGGTACGCCGGCATGGCCGGCCGGACTCGGCGCTCCGTCTGGTTCTGAGTCATGGCAACGGCCTCGCCATCGACGCCTACTATCCGTTCTGGTCGCTCCTGGCGGACGAGTTCGACCTGATCGTCTACGACGTCAGAAGCCACGGCTGGAACGCCGTTGGTGAGCAGACGAACCACAACATTCCGGCGATGATCCACGATCATGACGTCCTCGCCGGGGCCATCGCGGAGCGCTATGGGGACAAACCGACTGTCGGCGTCTTCCATTCGCTGACGACGATTGTCGCCATTCTCTCGTTTTCCGATCCGTACTCGGCTCTGGTTCTCTTCGATCCGCCCTTCTGCAAGCCCGCCGCGAGTGAGGCCGAGTTCGACGACGCCGCCGACCGCGCGACGGCGCTGACCCGGCGCCGGGCAGTCCGCTTCCAGTCCGAAGAGGAGTTCTCGGACCTGCTCCGGTACTCCCCGGTGTGTGCCCGGGTGCTGCCGGGCGTGCGGGAACTCGTCGCAAGTAGCACCCTCAGGAGGGCTGAGGACGGCGAAGGCTATGAGCTCCGCTGTCCGCGGGAGTTCGAAGCGCAGGTCTCGGAGTACGTGAGGAGTTTTGCCCCGCTGCTGGACCTGAGCCTGCTCTCCTGCCCGACGAAGGTCATCGGGGCCGATCCGACGCTGCCGTACGCGTACCTGCCGAGCTTCGATCTCGCGCACATCCGGAACGTGGACTACGACTTCATTGCGGACTCGACCCACTTCCTGCAATTGGAGAAGCCGGAGGAATGCGTTGCCATGCTCCGGGCTTTCCTGGGTCAGACCGGGCTGCTGGGAGGGTCCACCCAGTGA
- a CDS encoding 4'-phosphopantetheinyl transferase superfamily protein, which translates to MSSRTIHRSGRVTVVYVDLGPCPSREREALTWLDGPEQARLRQFARSGPRREFTLCRAALRALLCRELDCGNEELSFGASDHGKPFALVGSLPAPVSFNVSHSGRHGLIAIAPRGRIGVDVEDRKARRDMDNDIRLLFAPGEQAGLASAEGSSKADLFYSLWTMKEALVKAAGVGLRIDTTSFEIPPAMSRGATSCLVRLPVTPAVRWRLENLGNRSYAAALAVEDLSADAADGGEAQFA; encoded by the coding sequence GTGTCGAGTCGCACGATTCACAGGTCCGGTCGGGTCACGGTCGTGTACGTCGACCTCGGGCCTTGTCCCTCCCGGGAGCGAGAGGCCCTGACATGGCTTGACGGACCGGAGCAGGCCCGGCTGCGCCAGTTCGCGCGGTCCGGGCCGCGACGCGAGTTCACTCTCTGCCGCGCGGCGCTTCGAGCGTTGCTTTGCCGGGAACTCGACTGCGGCAACGAAGAGCTCTCCTTCGGTGCCTCCGATCATGGCAAGCCCTTCGCGCTGGTCGGAAGTCTCCCCGCGCCCGTCTCCTTCAACGTCAGCCATAGCGGCCGGCATGGCCTGATCGCGATCGCGCCACGGGGGCGCATCGGCGTGGATGTGGAAGACCGGAAAGCGCGGCGCGACATGGACAACGACATCCGCCTCCTCTTCGCCCCCGGGGAGCAGGCGGGACTCGCTTCCGCAGAAGGAAGCAGCAAGGCCGACCTGTTCTACAGCCTCTGGACCATGAAGGAAGCGCTGGTCAAGGCGGCCGGCGTCGGCCTGAGGATCGACACGACGAGCTTCGAGATTCCCCCGGCGATGAGTCGAGGCGCGACCAGTTGTCTCGTGCGCCTTCCCGTAACGCCCGCGGTCAGGTGGCGGCTGGAGAACCTCGGCAACCGAAGCTACGCCGCGGCGCTCGCCGTCGAGGACCTGTCGGCGGACGCCGCGGACGGCGGCGAGGCGCAGTTCGCATAG
- a CDS encoding acyl carrier protein, whose amino-acid sequence MSATESRIQELARQHLDIGRDLDLDAGLLSSDISSLDAVAFVKKVGEAFGVEVPPEEVANWKNLRDFAAFLDSSAG is encoded by the coding sequence GTGAGTGCAACCGAATCCCGTATTCAAGAACTTGCCCGCCAACACCTCGACATCGGAAGAGACCTGGATCTCGATGCCGGTCTGCTTTCCTCCGACATCTCGTCGCTCGACGCGGTGGCTTTCGTGAAGAAGGTCGGAGAGGCGTTCGGCGTTGAGGTTCCCCCCGAGGAGGTTGCCAACTGGAAGAACCTGCGGGACTTCGCCGCGTTTCTCGATTCCAGCGCCGGTTGA
- a CDS encoding CoA ester lyase, with protein MSTTRLRRAVHFVPGGNERMLAKSLGLEADTLILDLEDAVTPDRKEDVRREVAGWLKATDFGRKERAVRINDLMTPWGREDVEVTMEHPPDAYVVPKVSGVDDVLRVDRLVAQLELAHGHDLGGIALILIATETAGGALNLAHLTATNRVSALTWGAEDLSVSIGASRRRDERGEYLDVFRYCRSMTLLAARAGGAQPIDSVFVDIGDLDGLRLDCQRAAWMGFEGKMTIHPNQIPIVNEVFTPSEAEVASAAALVAAFAENQAQGRMAFRYEGQMVDAPHLHRAERVLDRARQAGAIK; from the coding sequence GTGAGCACCACCCGGCTTCGGCGCGCCGTCCACTTCGTTCCGGGCGGCAACGAGCGCATGCTGGCCAAGTCCCTGGGTCTCGAGGCCGACACGCTGATCCTCGATCTCGAGGACGCGGTGACGCCGGATCGCAAGGAGGACGTGCGCCGCGAGGTGGCCGGCTGGCTCAAGGCGACGGACTTCGGCCGCAAGGAGCGCGCCGTGCGGATCAACGACCTGATGACGCCCTGGGGTCGGGAGGACGTCGAGGTCACGATGGAGCATCCGCCGGACGCCTACGTCGTGCCCAAGGTCAGCGGCGTCGACGATGTGCTGCGGGTCGACCGGCTGGTCGCGCAACTGGAGCTTGCCCATGGCCACGACCTGGGCGGCATCGCCCTGATCCTGATCGCGACCGAGACCGCCGGCGGAGCCCTGAACCTCGCTCATCTGACCGCCACCAACCGCGTCTCGGCGCTGACCTGGGGCGCCGAGGACCTGTCCGTCTCGATCGGCGCGAGCCGGCGTCGTGACGAGCGCGGCGAGTACCTGGACGTCTTCCGCTACTGCCGGTCGATGACGCTGCTCGCGGCGCGAGCAGGAGGCGCCCAACCGATCGACAGTGTCTTCGTCGACATCGGCGACCTGGACGGCCTGCGGCTCGACTGCCAGCGGGCGGCGTGGATGGGCTTCGAGGGCAAGATGACGATTCATCCGAACCAGATCCCGATCGTCAACGAAGTCTTCACGCCGAGCGAGGCCGAGGTCGCGTCCGCCGCGGCACTGGTTGCCGCGTTCGCCGAGAACCAGGCTCAGGGCCGGATGGCCTTTCGCTACGAAGGCCAGATGGTCGACGCCCCGCACTTGCACCGCGCGGAACGAGTGCTCGACCGAGCCCGCCAGGCCGGTGCGATCAAGTAG
- a CDS encoding aminotransferase class I/II-fold pyridoxal phosphate-dependent enzyme: protein MEMETFDLERQQSLWEHRVDINLSESGVEPLTLAGLAALGLDLDGLHSMPLEYIQSNGTPELRAQLAGHYAGATIENLLVTTGSAEANYVAVQVLVAPGDEVVAIVPNYLQVGLTARGLGAVVRDIPLIPGADESTWSLDWDAFEDAVGERTKLIYLSHPNNPTGHVFTPPELDRIAAAAERVGAWVLSDEVYRGAVHDLLPGEETPGMWGRGERVVAVSSLSKAYGLPGARLGWMAGPPEFVERCWARRDFTTIAPAALSDPIARFATEPSNQERLFERARRMMRTNRAIFRDWTGRQNGAIGYREPRAGAYGFVPLLENGRPADCAAFAERLRRNRSVLLVAGRWAGMPGYLRFGLGVEPEAFAEGLRRVELELRSAS from the coding sequence ATGGAGATGGAGACCTTCGATCTGGAGCGGCAGCAGTCGCTCTGGGAACACCGCGTCGACATCAATCTGAGCGAGAGCGGCGTCGAACCGCTGACGCTGGCCGGCCTGGCGGCGCTGGGGCTCGATCTGGACGGACTGCACTCGATGCCGCTCGAGTACATCCAGTCGAACGGCACGCCGGAACTGCGCGCGCAGCTCGCCGGGCACTACGCGGGGGCGACGATTGAGAATCTGCTGGTGACCACCGGCTCGGCCGAGGCGAACTACGTGGCCGTGCAGGTGCTGGTCGCACCGGGCGACGAAGTGGTCGCGATCGTGCCGAACTACCTGCAGGTAGGTCTGACGGCCCGTGGTCTCGGGGCGGTGGTGCGAGACATACCGCTGATCCCCGGCGCCGACGAATCGACCTGGTCGCTCGACTGGGACGCGTTCGAGGACGCGGTCGGCGAGCGGACGAAGCTCATCTACCTGAGTCATCCGAACAACCCGACCGGCCATGTGTTCACGCCGCCGGAACTCGATCGGATCGCCGCAGCCGCGGAACGGGTCGGCGCCTGGGTGCTGTCGGACGAGGTCTACCGCGGCGCCGTGCACGATCTTTTGCCCGGAGAGGAGACCCCCGGCATGTGGGGACGGGGTGAGCGCGTCGTCGCGGTCTCCAGCCTGTCCAAGGCATACGGCCTGCCTGGTGCTCGCCTGGGCTGGATGGCCGGTCCGCCCGAGTTCGTCGAGCGTTGTTGGGCGAGGCGGGACTTCACGACGATCGCCCCCGCGGCGCTTTCCGACCCGATCGCCCGTTTCGCAACCGAGCCGTCGAACCAGGAACGGCTGTTCGAACGGGCGCGGCGGATGATGCGCACCAACCGCGCGATCTTCCGCGACTGGACCGGCAGGCAGAACGGCGCGATCGGCTACCGCGAGCCGCGGGCCGGCGCCTACGGCTTCGTGCCACTGCTGGAGAACGGCCGTCCGGCCGACTGCGCCGCCTTCGCCGAACGGCTCCGCCGGAACCGCAGCGTCCTGCTGGTCGCGGGTCGCTGGGCCGGCATGCCGGGCTACCTGCGCTTCGGTCTGGGTGTCGAGCCCGAGGCCTTCGCGGAGGGCCTGCGCCGCGTCGAGCTGGAGCTCCGCAGCGCGAGCTAG
- a CDS encoding lipase maturation factor family protein: MPRLLLRLLAGVHLVAFVSLWVQIDGLVGSRGILPARDFFVYLERVLGAGALDRFVNVPSLLWLGSGDAALHALCAAGVLLSLLAIAGLVTAPVFAALWICYLSLVWGGQTFLAFQWDTLLLEATLCAVVLAPLGWPFRGPDDAPAGAEPRRLTAAVRAAFQAAPSPAAARPGMWLFRLLVVKLMFLSGAVKLLSMDSTWWQLTALDVHYFTQPLPVAASWYAHHLPEWFHRLSVLVMFAVELAAPWFVFFRRLRLPGMGVLLLLQFLIAATGNYGFFNLLTAVLCLSWLGAGTVGGWRRTSGLQAAAAGGGGRPQVKPGIRVRWAVATVILLLSLLTSMRELTRSLPRGPGTPPAAAATADFIGRVLVDPAAPLLGVIAPFRSINGYGLFRAMTTSRPEIVVETSADGAAWSELAFRFKPGDLNRPPRAAFPHMPRLDWQMWFAALDPAGADWLGSFVERLFEGEPAVLWLLGEAARPAEPPRYVRLRLYDYAFSEPRTGAPWWQREFLYDLSPVLAREAFAQDPVDGGAR; the protein is encoded by the coding sequence GTGCCGCGACTGCTTCTGCGACTCCTGGCCGGAGTCCACCTGGTTGCCTTCGTCTCCCTATGGGTCCAGATCGACGGCCTGGTCGGATCGCGGGGCATTCTCCCTGCACGGGACTTCTTCGTCTACCTCGAACGGGTGCTCGGCGCCGGGGCGCTCGACCGGTTCGTCAACGTCCCGTCACTGCTCTGGTTGGGTTCCGGCGACGCCGCGCTCCACGCGCTCTGCGCGGCCGGCGTCCTTCTGTCGCTGCTGGCCATCGCCGGCCTGGTGACCGCACCGGTCTTCGCTGCCCTCTGGATCTGCTACCTGTCACTGGTCTGGGGCGGCCAGACCTTTCTCGCCTTCCAGTGGGACACGCTGCTGCTGGAGGCGACCCTGTGCGCCGTCGTGCTGGCGCCCCTGGGATGGCCGTTCCGGGGACCCGACGACGCTCCGGCCGGCGCCGAACCGCGGCGACTCACGGCGGCCGTTCGCGCCGCGTTCCAGGCTGCGCCGAGTCCCGCGGCCGCCCGACCGGGGATGTGGCTCTTCCGGCTCCTGGTGGTCAAGCTGATGTTCCTCTCGGGCGCCGTCAAGCTGCTCAGCATGGACTCCACCTGGTGGCAACTGACCGCGCTCGACGTCCACTACTTCACCCAGCCGCTGCCCGTGGCGGCGAGCTGGTACGCGCATCACCTCCCGGAGTGGTTCCATCGTCTGTCGGTGCTGGTCATGTTCGCGGTCGAGCTGGCGGCACCGTGGTTCGTCTTCTTCCGGCGCCTGAGGCTGCCCGGAATGGGAGTGCTGCTCCTGCTCCAGTTTCTGATCGCGGCCACCGGCAACTACGGGTTCTTCAATCTGCTCACCGCGGTGTTGTGCCTGTCCTGGTTGGGCGCGGGGACCGTAGGCGGGTGGAGGCGGACATCGGGGCTGCAGGCCGCCGCTGCCGGGGGCGGCGGTCGCCCGCAGGTCAAGCCCGGGATCCGCGTCCGTTGGGCCGTAGCGACGGTGATCCTCCTCCTGAGTCTGCTGACCTCCATGCGCGAGCTCACCCGCTCCCTCCCGCGCGGACCCGGTACCCCGCCGGCAGCGGCAGCCACGGCGGACTTCATCGGCCGGGTCCTCGTCGATCCCGCCGCTCCCCTGCTCGGGGTCATCGCGCCCTTCCGCTCGATCAACGGCTACGGGCTCTTCCGTGCGATGACGACGTCGCGCCCGGAGATCGTCGTGGAGACGAGCGCCGACGGCGCGGCCTGGAGCGAACTCGCCTTCCGGTTCAAGCCCGGCGACCTCAACCGTCCGCCCCGCGCCGCGTTCCCGCACATGCCGCGGCTCGACTGGCAGATGTGGTTCGCGGCCCTGGACCCGGCCGGAGCGGACTGGCTGGGTTCCTTCGTCGAGCGGCTGTTCGAGGGCGAACCGGCGGTTCTGTGGCTGCTCGGCGAAGCTGCGCGCCCGGCGGAGCCCCCGCGCTACGTGCGACTCCGCCTCTACGACTACGCGTTCAGCGAACCACGCACCGGAGCTCCGTGGTGGCAGCGTGAGTTCCTCTACGATCTTTCGCCTGTACTCGCGAGAGAAGCCTTCGCACAGGATCCCGTCGATGGCGGTGCTCGATGA